Proteins co-encoded in one Agrobacterium cucumeris genomic window:
- a CDS encoding DUF3085 domain-containing protein — translation MLSFPLTSVRAVIARGRADAEANGGFRDLYYGLRPGKDEKPGLWLVGDHGVYLMSNGKLLDGAKPLVVYAEECDPSTNDDWFDVKRRTFGGDDGVDFIDAEQLEPMMAAAPEATHLRIAFHQDSMQLTLIAKS, via the coding sequence ATGCTTTCCTTCCCGCTCACATCCGTCCGCGCGGTGATTGCCCGCGGTCGGGCCGATGCGGAGGCCAATGGTGGCTTTCGTGATCTCTATTACGGCCTGCGCCCTGGCAAGGACGAGAAGCCGGGCCTCTGGCTCGTCGGCGATCACGGCGTTTATCTGATGTCCAACGGCAAGCTGCTCGATGGCGCCAAGCCCTTGGTCGTCTATGCCGAGGAGTGCGATCCCAGCACCAATGACGACTGGTTCGACGTCAAACGCCGGACATTCGGCGGCGACGACGGCGTCGATTTCATCGACGCGGAACAGCTGGAACCGATGATGGCGGCGGCTCCAGAGGCGACGCACCTTCGCATCGCATTTCATCAGGACTCGATGCAGCTCACCCTGATCGCGAAGTCCTGA